A genomic stretch from Drosophila yakuba strain Tai18E2 unplaced genomic scaffold, Prin_Dyak_Tai18E2_2.1 Segkk5_quiver_pilon_scaf, whole genome shotgun sequence includes:
- the LOC120322339 gene encoding uncharacterized protein LOC120322339, with amino-acid sequence MPMKHSPRRSPRLDVGGAPATATTTATATGKPASSASVAGDRQRPQTPKESGVAASEAASNLQPAATGQLTDSTTVQVAALMERIAHLESELVKARANEGHAEAARDPVGVGARGVGVSGTANTPPCLSETVPCLRAAPRQGSSESLPRQIMSDNLQPELGVTPSLDAQLPAQLSASLPPQLSGNLAPTLGGHWANGQPVTRSCTTTTVSYSPPFCVTATAQPERGYVHPPREPTHNLEVSTPSPLSYGMAATSIPGWTPRRLPDLPEFEGQPEEWPIFLCAFTETTAAYQCTDLENNQRLVKALKGEARAAVKSLLIHPSNVQAVMEQLRFRYGRPELLIRSQLESVRDVQPIQEANIARIVPFATRVSNLAAFLQSTTTGSQHLGNPTLMEELIAKLPVSKRLDWAKHAATIQPYPTVVHLSE; translated from the coding sequence ATGCCAATGAAGCATTCGCCCCGGCGGAGCCCCAGACTGGATGTCGGGGGTGCTCCCGCAACTGCGACCACCACGGCCACAGCAACTGGCAAGCCGGCCAGCTCTGCGAGTGTGGCTGGTGATCGGCAGCGGCCACAGACTCCGAAGGAAAGTGGAGTAGCCGCCAGTGAAGCGGCAAGTAACCTGCAGCCCGCAGCTACGGGGCAGCTTACGGACTCCACGACTGTACAAGTGGCGGCCCTCATGGAAAGGATCGCACATCTAGAGTCGGAGCTGGTGAAGGCAAGGGCAAATGAAGGGCATGCAGAGGCCGCCAGGGATCCCGTTGGAGTCGGGGCACGCGGCGTTGGAGTGAGCGGTACGGCGAATACACCGCCATGTTTGAGTGAAACGGTGCCATGTCTGAGAGCAGCACCACGGCAGGGCTCGAGTGAGAGCCTGCCCAGGCAGATTATGAGTGACAATCTGCAACCGGAGCTTGGAGTGACGCCATCTTTGGATGCGCAGTTGCCGGCACAATTGAGTGCAAGTTTGCCGCCACAATTGAGTGGAAATTTGGCGCCGACGCTTGGCGGCCATTGGGCAAACGGGCAACCTGTCACACGGAGttgtacaacaacaacagtgagCTATTCTCCGCCATTTTGTGTTACCGCCACGGCGCAGCCTGAACGAGGTTATGTTCACCCGCCACGGGAGCCAACACACAATTTGGAGGTATCAACGCCATCGCCCCTATCATATGGAATGGCGGCGACGAGCATACCTGGATGGACGCCACGCAGACTGCCTGATCTTCCCGAGTTTGAGGGTCAGCCAGAGGAATGGCCAATATTCTTGTGCGCGTTCACGGAGACAACGGCAGCTTACCAGTGTACAGATTTGGAGAATAACCAGAGGCTAGTGAAAGCCCTGAAGGGTGAAGCCCGAGCAGCTGTGAAGTCGCTGCTCATCCACCCCAGCAATGTGCAAGCTGTTATGGAGCAGCTACGATTCCGGTATGGACGTCCGGAGCTTTTGATCCGTAGCCAACTGGAGAGCGTGCGCGATGTGCAGCCAATACAGGAGGCCAACATCGCAAGGATCGTGCCGTTCGCCACAAGGGTGAGCAACCTGGCAGCGTTCCTGCAGTCAACCACGACCGGCAGCCAGCACTTAGGGAATCCAACCCTAATGGAGGAGCTGATCGCCAAGTTGCCTGTGAGCAAGAGGTTGGACTGGGCGAAGCACGCGGCTACGATACAGCCATATCCGACAGTGGTGCATCTAAGCGAGTGA